Proteins encoded by one window of Phytohabitans houttuyneae:
- a CDS encoding DUF503 domain-containing protein, with product MYTGTAVFDVLLPGDSRSLKAKRSYVRPIVAALRKFEVSAAEVGALDRHGRAEIGVAAVAADAGHVSEVLDSCERLIAGRPEIELLSVRRRLHGDED from the coding sequence GTGTATACCGGAACCGCTGTGTTTGACGTGCTCCTGCCGGGGGACTCACGTTCGTTGAAGGCCAAGCGCTCCTACGTGCGGCCGATCGTCGCCGCGCTGCGCAAGTTCGAGGTCTCCGCGGCCGAGGTGGGCGCGCTCGACCGGCACGGGCGGGCGGAGATCGGGGTGGCCGCGGTCGCCGCCGACGCCGGCCACGTGAGCGAGGTGCTCGACTCCTGCGAGCGGCTCATCGCCGGGCGCCCGGAGATCGAACTGCTGTCCGTGAGGCGCCGGCTACACGGCGACGAGGACTGA